Genomic window (Acinonyx jubatus isolate Ajub_Pintada_27869175 chromosome B1, VMU_Ajub_asm_v1.0, whole genome shotgun sequence):
AGAACTCCTAAAGCTCAAtggtaagaaaatgaacaatccaatttattctttaagtaggctccacactgggcccaatgcggagcttgaactcacaactctgagatcaagtcctgagctgagatcaagagtctgcaTTAACTGAATAtgaatgaataatccaatttaaaaaatgtacaaaagatctgaatagacacctcaccaaagataaTATACAGGTAGaaaataaacataggaaaagatgttcaactccATACATCCCCAGGGACTTGCAAGTTAAAATAAGGAGACAGCCACTGCATACCTACTAGAATGGTGAAAATCCAAAAGGcagacaataccaaatgctggcaacGATGCAGAACAACAGAAACTCTTAGGCATTActgttggaaatgcaaaatggtacagtcactttggaagacagtttggcagtttcttacaaaactaaatacactcttaccatatgatctgaAATCACAGTCCTTGGTGTTTACCCAAATGCGttaaaaatgtatgtccacataaaaacctgcatatgaatgtttatagcagctttttcCATAGTTGCCAAAATtgagaagcaaccaagatgtcatTTAATTAGTAAATGGATTAATAAATGATGGTatatccagaaaacaaaatattattcaatagttaaaagaaattagctatcaaatcatgaaaagacacagagaaaccttaaatgtatattgctaagttaaagaagccaatctgaaaagcctacctactgtatgattccaactatataacattcaggaaaaggcaaaactatagcaGCAGTAAAAATTTctgtggtttccaggggttaggggagaggaagggatgaGCAAGTAAAGCACAGGGGATTTCTAGggcagtgaaattattctgtatgatactataatggtggatacatgtcattacacatttgtcccaTCCCATGGAACACCAACCAGATGGTAggttgtgggacttctcagcctccataaccatATGAGCTGATTCCTCATAATAAATACATCTATTACCCTTGtaatcacagaaagaaaaatacaagcagGAATAAATAGTAGTTCAACTACTGGATGATGCCATCTAGTGGAAAATGGATTTTAACTTTCCCTGGATCAGACTCCCAAATTTCAATGCCCCTCAAATTTGGTATTTATgggaatttatttaaatatatattctagacTCTAATCTGCCCGAAGATTATTAACTCACTTAATATATATGATAGCCAAAGAGCTGTGTGTCAGTATTATCCAtattggaaaagataaaaattctatGTCAGTTAAAATTAAGGTGCCCAGTGATACATTGTGCTTTCCCTTTTTCACCAGATTTTCACCAACTTCACCACAACAAGTCATTTTGCGGCCGCtggcatttttaaatgtacagtgtGCACCAGCCCCTGTGCTAACTGCTTcacttgtattattttatttcatcttcccaACAACTCTAGTaaggtgggtactattattataCTACCTTAGAGATGAGAAGATTAGGGCAAAGAGTTTAAGTAACCtctccaagatcacacagctctaCACTAGCTGAACCCAGGACCCATCACATAATTACACATGTGCACAGTGCTCTGTGATGGGAAAGATGATAGTCATGCCAACAGTAAAAAAGGACTAATGACTTTACAATTCTATATTGCCATCTACATTGAGCTTAGTATATATACTTCATGCAGAAATGAGTTATACTCCTTAATTACTAAGGGCTATTTAAGGACAttgtataaattaatatttacatgGTTTGGACTAATACATTACACACTCAGATGTTCCTAAATATTGATCGTTGATTTTTGGTGTTACAAATTTGAAGTAAATGAAAGTAAACTGACCTGCTTTGAACCTTCTGTGTGGAGGCAAACTGaaactaatttatttataacTGGTTAGAAAACCCAGGTGATAGCAATCAGTCAGCCAGTCAGGCCAAACTGAGGGTAATGAAACTGGTCTCAAATAAAGttgcctgcctctgccccacaAGGGCTAAGACCCCAGGGCTGCCCAGCCTGCTTGGGTCCACTCAGTGCTGGCAGAAGTCAAGGCTTGCTTCCTCACAGCTTGAtgaaatatagttaaaatatatctttcttaTAGTCCACTCCTTCTGTAGGGCCCAGAGTATCAACTAACTACAACTGAAATATTAATTCCTGCTACTGCCTTAGTAGGAAATACTGTGAAAGCAAACATAGGAACTTTACAATGGTCCCTCTTGAGGCTACCTCCCTGAAAACTGCTTGATGCTGAAGTCTTCTGAGCATTAGCGAACAAACAGCATCAAATAAtgtagtggatttttaaaaatagagtaaataaacagtataaaaatTTCTCAATTCATTTTCACACTGCTGAGTGGAAGGGAAATTTGCAAATATAATCTTGTATTTGTATCGGTGTACACCCCTCCCTCTCCTACCTCCCAAGACCTCAAAgtgtaaaatgataaaattcaatgATACAAAAAAGGTTCAAGTCAATATGcagcaaaacaaaaggaaaaattttttgaCTAACAAAAGAATCTTCTAGCATACAGAACtggaaagaacagaggaaataaaattaacagaTACCATTAATTAAGCATTAAGTTATCTcacttttctaaatgttctttGCATGCATTATCCTATTTTAGTCCCCAGGAGGAGATTTCATGAGGTAGGTGCCATTATCttaagataaagaaactgagtagTTAAGTCATTTGctggagtcacacagctagtaaactATGGACCAGAAACCAAGCTCCCAGGGCCCAGAGCCCAAATCTACTACACTGTAAAAAGATCAAACCTGTTATCACTTCCTTAGGGCAAACTTGGGGTTGAAAAATCCATTGAATGGATCTCCCATTCAACCAACGGACATCCGCCTGATGACACTGTTTAGACTCCTTGCTGACTCCAAGCTCATTTATAGAAGTTAACTGGTTGTGCCTTATTATGCAGTTGAACAGTGAGTCCCACAGGGTAAGAATCTTGGATTAAGAGGCCTATGGGATTCTTTTCGGGTtctaaacttttaatttaataagacaagaaaaaataaaagacaaacaaggTCACACGGGCTATGGTAAAGATTTACATAAAACAAACCAATGCTTTAACATACCCAATATGACTGTGTTTGAAACCTCCTTTTGGAGATTACCACGTAAGGCCAAGTTTAACACTGTGTGACTTCTGAGGTCAGGCCACTGGCTGCCTGGAACCCCTTGTTTGAAAACTCAACTCACCCAATTTAAGCATTggttttgtttataatttgtaAATCCGGTGGAACAGTCACTAGAGTCCTCCGGCTACCAGCTGCCGGCCGTGCTCAGAACTACCGAACGGTGCGGCGGAAAAAGCGGTCGGATCGGGAGCGACCTCGGAACCAAAGCGCTGGCTCCTTTCGGCCCCGGGACTGCATTTCTACAGCACCAGGGGCGGAGTCTGGCAGGTGAGGGGCTCGCCGCGGAGATCGCTGACGCGGCCCGGGCTGCGGTGTGGTCGCTGGTTGCCAGAACATGCTGAGCGGAGCGCGCGCCTGGCTCCTCGCCTTATCGCTGCGGGGCACATGCACGCTGCCGTCCGCGGTCGCCCGTAGGTGCCTTCACGCGTCGGGGTCGTGGCGGTCCGCAGACAAGAGCGAGAAGACGGGGAACGCGCCCCGCGTCTTCGACCCGGCCCTGCTCGAGTTCCTGGTGTGCCCACTCTCCAAGAAGCCGCTCAGGTGAGATTCGGTGGCTGCGAGTTTCCTTTCGCGCCCTCCGGTGGCGGGGACCGGGTGGGATGGCCGCGTGACCGTTCACAGCCACTGGGGCGCCCTTCAGGTCAGTCCGAGTATTTCCTGCTGCCATTTTCTGGATCCTGGCCGGCTCAGCTATCGCGCACCTCCCACCGAGGCGGGAAGGGCGGGGGGAGGCCGGAGGGGAGTCGAGTCCTAGGCCGCCCAAATCAAACCGCAGATCCACAGTGATGGATCGCAGCGTTTACTGGTTTCGCAATCGAATCGCCAGGGCACCTTTTTTAACTGCAGATTCCCGGGCATCACCCCTGGCCTACCCAGCTGGGCGGTCTGGGGGCTGGACCAGCAAGGTGTTTTCTTAAAAGGACCCTAACGGATTCTAATGTATCGCCAGGTTTTTGAGCTGTTGGGAGTCATGACCGGTCCAAGgcattcagatttttaaaacaagatgaTGAAAAATACTGTAGTAGCCTCCAGATTCTTGTGAAAATGTTCAGCTGATGCGTGACGATTGTAAACGTTTAAGCTGTGTATGCTGCCTCTTTGGGTCTTAGTTCTGGACAAGCTGGGTTTTGGAAAGGCTTTAACCTTTAAGGAAAACAGCTCTACAGTTCCAGGCTACTAAAACTGAACACTGACAACACTAGTATTGCAAACTGAATATACTAAACACCAAGATGTTATCAGTGGTTATCTTTGGGTGGTAGATTGCTAGccattttttaattctcattcttcttgcatttttatttctagatttttttccataatgtaCTCATTCATTTTCTTATACCTTGAAATAACCATTCGAACTACCTTTTCGTTGTGTAACTAGCACACTGCAGACCCATTGCTTTCCAGACTTTCCTCTTTCTGTGCTTTCATGTTcctcaaacttttattttgtatatcttGATTTTTCAGTGGTTTCCTTCTAATGGATCAGTAGGGTTGCTCTGTTAAGCATGCATGCATTCTAAAACGGGGAAATTGAATTTTTCTGTAGTGACTGTTTAATAGTAAATTAACTGGGATGGTTTTGGGGTTGACCAGAGTAAGGAAGGAATGTTTGGATGAAAAGGGGAGATCTTTTTGACTGGATTTAAAGAATGCATATTCAGGTATAGCTtgagaataaagtgaaaaataaaatatgagagaaactgactaaaatgaaaatagagattCATTTTCTAAGAGAAATGTTTCAATTGGCTAATACTGCTTTTAGAATTAAAAGCAgtttaattctgattttttttggaATTAAATCTGTCAAGAATTGGATAAATGGTGCTTGTTGAAAAGCAAGCTCTTTcaagcattttattttccacaattcattctgttttccttttgccCCCCTCAGATTTGAAGCATCGACAAATGAATTGATCAATGAAGAATTGGGAATAGCCTATCCAATTACTGATGGGATTCCTAATATGATACCACAGGCAGCTAGGATGacacatcaaaataagaagcaagaagaaatggAGCAGCACTAGAtgataattaaaaacaacacacacaactAAATTTTCTTAATACCACTtaccttttaaaaagtcagactGGCAGGTAATAAGTGGGGGAGAATAATGTTTCTGTCTCTTCCTACGTTGACTGTCCTTATTCCACTGGTCTCTTTAGCAGGACTGTTCTACTCAGCCTCTGTGGAAGAAAACTTCCCACGGGACTGCACTAGCACAGCAAGCCTGTGCTTTTACAGTCTGCTCCTGCCCATTACCATACCAGTTTATGTGTTCTTCCACCTTTGGACTTGGATGGGTATTAAACTCTTCAGGCATAATTAATACAACCAGAGCTAAGATAGTAGATATATTAATGATAGGTCTTGAGTGTGTATTTCTAAAACTTAACTACATGGAAATACTGGAAACCCACTTAATTTGCAGGAAAGGTGCTTTGCCTTGCTTCTCTCAGGTTTAGGACTATGGGAGGCTTAAGCTGCAGAAGTTTCTTTTATTGTACTTTTGTTCTACccttgttttttttgaaaatttttatttataactattgtatcagaagaaatatttcaacAGTTTCTTGTTGGAAATTAACAATCCCAACCATCACCTGATGACTTTATTTCTTACCCCATTCAtctaaaagttaattaaaattttatatgtctATTTTAGATTTAAAGTATTTGGTAGAGTCACGTGTAAAAGATGACTGAAATAATTCCAAAGCAGCTATGCTGAAGTTGTTGTAGAGAAACACATTTGAGCTCATGTGACAGAAAActacaataaaatggaaatttcatgTACTTGCAAACATTCTGAGTTTGTAAAGTTACCTTTGTTTCTTTGGCATCAAATGCTTACATgaggaataataaaataagatacacttttccatttaaaaaagtgCAGTTTTTTGTTTGATCATAAGAGTGTGGCTCtaagagaggaaaaatataaaaatattcta
Coding sequences:
- the PYURF gene encoding protein preY, mitochondrial → MLSGARAWLLALSLRGTCTLPSAVARRCLHASGSWRSADKSEKTGNAPRVFDPALLEFLVCPLSKKPLRFEASTNELINEELGIAYPITDGIPNMIPQAARMTHQNKKQEEMEQH
- the PIGY gene encoding phosphatidylinositol N-acetylglucosaminyltransferase subunit Y produces the protein MFLSLPTLTVLIPLVSLAGLFYSASVEENFPRDCTSTASLCFYSLLLPITIPVYVFFHLWTWMGIKLFRHN